A genome region from Patescibacteria group bacterium includes the following:
- the gyrA gene encoding DNA gyrase subunit A, which translates to MELGYIKSRQITEEMEESYLDYAMSVIIDRALPDVRDGLKPVQRRILVTLNDLGLSPRGRFRKSAKICGDVSGNYHPHGEMIVYPSMVHLAQQFKMRYPLIDSQGNFGSIDGDPPAAMRYTEARMQTFAEEMMRDLNKETVPWRDNYDGTRREPSVLPGLFPELILNGTIGIAVGMATNIPPHNLGEVVDALTYLIDHRESATVEDLLQYIKGPDFPTGGQIYDYSAIRQAYALGRGSIVMRAKTQIIETKKGGFDIIITELPYQVNKTLLIEKIAELVKNKKIQGIRDIRDESDREGIRLVIFLKKEAYPQKVLNRLFVLTSLQSTFHVNMLALVDGIQPRVLPLENILECYLDHRKEVVTRRTRFNLAEAKAREHILEGLKKALDKLDAVITTIRESKTKELAHRNLMKKFKFTEEQTTAILEMRLSSLAGLERKKILDELKEKRTLIAELEGILASEKRIWGVVKEELKMLKEKYGDERRTRVFKKKVGEFSDEDLIADEETILSLTRGGYVKRMKPDVYRAQSRGGKGVAGQKVKEEDVMRCCFVTTTHSDLYFFTDRGRVFQLKAHEIPESGRAAKGQLLVNFIQVAAEEKVTAMVAIPKEHKFKYLVMATEQGVVKKTKLSEYANVRRSGLVAIRLRKGDVLEWAEASTGSDEVMLATRRGQSVRFREADIRPMGRTAAGVKGITLGQEDAVIAMEIIPRQYAITGFQVLVVTEKGYGKRTPLNLYKVQKRGGKGIKTAKITAKNGNLVAMKILGKEEQDLILISARGQVIRMLINTISKQSRSTQGVTLMRFKNEDKVASITWV; encoded by the coding sequence ATGGAACTTGGTTACATAAAATCGCGTCAAATTACAGAAGAAATGGAGGAATCTTATTTGGATTACGCAATGAGCGTCATTATTGATCGGGCGCTTCCTGATGTGCGCGATGGTTTAAAGCCGGTCCAACGGCGGATTTTGGTAACCTTGAACGACTTAGGGCTTTCCCCGCGCGGACGTTTTAGGAAGAGCGCCAAGATCTGCGGCGATGTTTCGGGCAATTATCATCCCCACGGTGAGATGATTGTTTATCCTTCTATGGTGCATCTGGCGCAGCAATTCAAGATGCGCTATCCCTTAATCGACAGCCAGGGAAATTTTGGCTCCATAGATGGCGATCCTCCGGCGGCGATGCGCTATACCGAGGCGCGGATGCAGACCTTTGCCGAGGAGATGATGCGCGACTTAAATAAAGAGACGGTCCCCTGGCGGGATAACTATGACGGCACGCGCAGAGAACCCTCTGTTTTGCCCGGCCTTTTTCCGGAACTCATTTTAAACGGAACAATCGGGATCGCGGTGGGAATGGCGACGAATATCCCCCCGCATAATTTAGGCGAGGTTGTAGACGCTCTTACTTATTTAATTGACCATCGTGAAAGCGCCACTGTTGAGGATTTACTGCAATATATTAAAGGGCCGGATTTTCCGACCGGAGGTCAGATTTACGATTATAGCGCTATTCGCCAAGCATACGCTCTGGGGCGAGGATCAATTGTGATGCGCGCGAAAACACAGATTATAGAAACCAAGAAGGGCGGTTTTGATATTATTATTACTGAACTTCCCTACCAAGTAAATAAAACCTTACTTATTGAAAAAATCGCGGAGCTTGTGAAGAACAAAAAGATCCAAGGCATCCGCGATATCCGCGACGAATCAGACCGCGAAGGGATACGGCTCGTGATTTTTTTAAAAAAAGAAGCCTACCCCCAGAAGGTTTTGAATCGTCTTTTTGTTTTAACCTCCCTGCAGTCTACTTTTCATGTGAATATGCTCGCGCTCGTGGATGGTATTCAACCGCGGGTTTTACCTTTGGAAAATATTTTAGAATGTTATTTGGACCATCGCAAGGAGGTAGTGACCCGCCGCACCCGTTTTAATCTGGCGGAAGCGAAAGCGCGAGAGCATATTTTGGAAGGCTTAAAGAAGGCTTTGGATAAATTAGATGCCGTGATCACCACCATTCGGGAGAGTAAAACCAAAGAACTGGCGCATCGCAATTTAATGAAGAAATTTAAGTTTACAGAGGAGCAGACGACCGCGATTTTAGAAATGCGCTTGTCTTCTTTGGCGGGTTTAGAGCGGAAGAAAATTCTAGATGAATTAAAAGAAAAGCGGACGCTCATCGCTGAATTGGAAGGCATTCTCGCTTCCGAGAAAAGGATTTGGGGCGTGGTCAAGGAAGAATTGAAAATGCTTAAAGAAAAATATGGCGATGAACGCAGGACGCGCGTTTTTAAGAAAAAAGTGGGCGAATTTTCCGATGAAGATTTGATTGCCGATGAGGAAACCATTCTTAGCCTGACGCGCGGCGGCTATGTTAAGCGGATGAAGCCTGACGTTTATCGGGCGCAGAGCCGAGGAGGCAAGGGCGTCGCCGGCCAAAAGGTTAAGGAAGAAGATGTGATGCGCTGTTGTTTCGTAACTACCACTCATTCAGATTTATACTTTTTCACGGATCGTGGCCGCGTTTTTCAGCTTAAGGCTCACGAGATTCCGGAATCAGGCCGCGCCGCTAAGGGTCAGCTCCTTGTGAATTTTATCCAAGTGGCGGCAGAGGAAAAAGTCACCGCGATGGTCGCGATTCCCAAAGAACACAAATTTAAGTATTTAGTGATGGCGACGGAGCAGGGAGTGGTGAAGAAGACCAAACTCTCTGAATATGCCAATGTCCGCCGAAGTGGCTTGGTGGCGATTCGTTTGCGCAAAGGCGACGTTCTGGAATGGGCGGAAGCCTCCACCGGGTCGGATGAAGTGATGCTTGCGACGCGGCGAGGTCAATCTGTTCGTTTTCGCGAGGCGGATATTAGACCGATGGGTCGGACCGCGGCAGGGGTCAAAGGCATTACTCTAGGACAAGAGGACGCTGTAATTGCTATGGAAATTATCCCGCGCCAATACGCGATTACGGGTTTTCAGGTGTTAGTGGTGACGGAAAAAGGTTATGGCAAACGCACGCCTTTGAATCTATACAAAGTCCAAAAGCGGGGCGGGAAAGGGATTAAAACCGCAAAAATCACGGCGAAAAACGGAAATTTAGTGGCGATGAAGATTTTAGGCAAAGAAGAACAGGACTTAATTCTGATATCCGCGCGCGGTCAGGTCATTCGGATGCTGATTAACACCATTTCCAAACAATCTCGCTCTACCCAAGGCGTAACCCTGATGCGTTTCAAAAACGAAGATAAAGTCGCGAGCATAACCTGGGTGTAA